The following proteins come from a genomic window of Saccharicrinis carchari:
- the argC gene encoding N-acetyl-gamma-glutamyl-phosphate reductase → MIKVGIVGGAGYTAGELLRILLHHPHVEITCIQSTSNAGNALASVHTDLLGDTDLIFSAELNTDLVDVVFLCMGHGKSKEFLSSKPIPDHIKIIDLSHDYRLEAEKNDFVYGLPELNLEAIKGANKIANPGCFATAIQLALLPLAAVGKLNEVHVNAVTGSTGAGQQPTSTSHFSWRNNNVSVYKAFSHQHLGEIRQSLKQLQKGFEKAINFIPVRGNFARGIMATAYTDCQLSEEEVLNMYKAYYKDHPFVTVSDVNPHLKQVVNTNKTILYVEKHDDKILVVSMIDNLVKGASGQAVQNMNLMFGLDQSEGLRLKPVAF, encoded by the coding sequence ATGATTAAAGTAGGAATAGTAGGAGGTGCCGGATATACGGCCGGGGAATTGTTGCGTATTTTACTCCACCATCCCCATGTAGAAATAACCTGCATACAGAGTACTAGTAATGCGGGCAATGCCCTTGCTTCGGTGCATACCGATTTGCTGGGAGATACCGATTTAATATTTTCGGCTGAGCTTAATACCGATCTGGTTGATGTAGTATTTTTATGTATGGGGCATGGAAAATCAAAAGAGTTTTTAAGTAGCAAGCCAATACCCGACCACATTAAGATAATTGATCTTAGCCATGATTATAGACTCGAGGCAGAAAAAAATGATTTTGTTTACGGACTGCCCGAATTGAACCTGGAAGCGATAAAAGGAGCCAATAAAATTGCCAACCCCGGTTGCTTTGCTACCGCTATTCAATTGGCTTTACTGCCCTTGGCCGCTGTGGGAAAATTAAATGAGGTACATGTAAATGCCGTAACAGGAAGCACCGGTGCCGGACAACAACCTACGTCCACCTCGCATTTCAGTTGGCGCAATAACAATGTATCGGTTTATAAAGCTTTTTCGCACCAGCATTTGGGCGAGATAAGACAGTCGTTAAAGCAATTGCAAAAAGGTTTTGAGAAGGCTATAAATTTTATACCCGTTCGGGGTAATTTTGCCCGTGGTATTATGGCCACTGCTTATACCGATTGCCAACTGAGTGAAGAAGAAGTCCTTAATATGTACAAAGCCTATTATAAGGATCATCCTTTTGTAACGGTTTCGGATGTGAACCCACACCTGAAGCAGGTGGTAAATACCAATAAAACCATTTTGTATGTCGAAAAACACGATGATAAAATATTGGTAGTGAGTATGATTGATAATTTGGTAAAGGGGGCGTCAGGACAAGCCGTACAGAATATGAATTTGATGTTTGGTCTGGACCAAAGTGAAGGACTCCGGCTTAAACCGGTGGCTTTTTAA
- a CDS encoding arginine repressor yields the protein MKSKAQRLATIQHIISTQKVSSQEELLQLMENLGFVTTQATLSRDLKFLKVAKIPHPDKGYVYELPSLSEKSSNDSSDDFPIGGVESINYSGNLVVIKTRPGFANGVASIIDTHDPYEILGTIAGDDTILLVMREGVSRGHIFDTLSTFIPGLKNKEY from the coding sequence ATGAAAAGTAAGGCTCAACGCTTAGCAACAATCCAGCATATTATAAGTACACAAAAGGTCAGCAGTCAGGAAGAGTTGCTGCAGCTTATGGAAAATTTAGGGTTTGTAACTACGCAGGCCACTTTATCGCGCGACTTGAAGTTTCTGAAAGTAGCAAAAATACCACACCCCGACAAAGGTTATGTGTACGAACTGCCGTCGCTTAGTGAAAAATCTTCGAACGATTCATCCGATGATTTTCCGATTGGTGGGGTGGAGAGCATTAATTATAGCGGTAATTTGGTAGTTATAAAAACGCGTCCGGGTTTTGCTAACGGGGTAGCCTCTATTATCGACACGCACGATCCTTACGAGATATTGGGCACCATTGCAGGCGACGATACCATACTACTTGTAATGAGGGAGGGTGTTTCGCGAGGTCATATATTTGATACATTAAGCACATTTATTCCGGGGCTTAAGAATAAAGAGTATTAG
- a CDS encoding aspartate aminotransferase family protein, whose translation MKLFDVYPLFNIEPVKAQGCYVWDKEQNKYLDLYGGHAVISIGHTHPHYVERITRQINKIGFYSNSVQNQLQKDLAQKLGDLSGMDDYDLFLCNSGAEANENALKLASFATGNKKVISFKKGFHGRTSAAVAITDNPKIIAPLNSNHQTVILELNDLEAVEKELAKKDVCAVIIEGIQGIGGIIVPDASFLEGLRDLCDKYGALLILDEIQSGYGRSGKFFAFQYSKVKPHLVTMAKGMGNGFPIGGVLISNAFEPWFGMLGTTFGGNYLACAAALAVLEVMEQESLIQNAAKVGRYIMDKAHEKLRGCEVRGLGLMIGLDFGYNITDLRKKLLFEDKIFTGVSGANIIRILPPLNLQKSQADQFLDKLAESL comes from the coding sequence ATGAAACTATTTGATGTATATCCCCTTTTTAATATTGAGCCGGTAAAAGCGCAAGGATGTTATGTATGGGATAAAGAACAAAATAAATACCTCGATTTATACGGTGGTCATGCCGTTATAAGTATTGGACACACGCATCCGCATTATGTAGAGCGCATTACCCGGCAAATTAATAAAATTGGCTTTTATTCCAATTCGGTTCAAAACCAGTTGCAAAAAGATTTGGCGCAAAAACTGGGCGACTTATCCGGCATGGATGATTACGATCTGTTTCTCTGTAACTCAGGTGCCGAGGCCAACGAGAATGCCCTTAAGTTGGCCTCGTTTGCTACGGGCAATAAAAAAGTTATTTCCTTTAAAAAGGGTTTTCATGGCCGAACATCGGCAGCGGTGGCTATTACTGATAATCCCAAAATAATTGCCCCTCTCAACAGTAACCACCAAACGGTAATACTTGAGCTTAACGATTTGGAAGCCGTTGAAAAGGAACTTGCAAAAAAAGATGTGTGTGCTGTAATTATTGAAGGAATACAAGGTATAGGTGGTATCATTGTTCCGGATGCTTCTTTTTTAGAAGGATTGCGCGATCTTTGCGATAAGTATGGCGCCCTGTTAATATTAGACGAAATTCAGTCCGGCTACGGACGATCCGGAAAGTTCTTTGCCTTTCAGTACAGCAAGGTAAAACCACATTTAGTAACCATGGCCAAAGGAATGGGTAACGGTTTTCCAATAGGAGGAGTGCTTATTTCAAATGCTTTTGAGCCTTGGTTTGGTATGTTAGGAACAACTTTTGGGGGCAATTACCTGGCATGTGCTGCGGCACTGGCCGTTTTGGAGGTGATGGAACAGGAAAGCCTGATTCAAAATGCTGCTAAGGTAGGCCGGTACATTATGGATAAAGCACATGAAAAACTAAGAGGTTGCGAAGTGAGGGGGCTGGGCTTGATGATTGGTTTGGATTTTGGATACAATATAACAGATTTAAGAAAAAAACTTCTGTTCGAAGATAAAATATTTACCGGGGTGTCAGGCGCCAACATTATTCGAATTTTACCACCCTTAAATCTTCAGAAGAGTCAAGCCGATCAGTTTCTGGATAAATTAGCTGAGTCGTTATAG
- a CDS encoding argininosuccinate synthase, which translates to METEKVVLAFSGGLDTSFCVKYLKHEKNLDVYSAIANTGGFGNDELATIQEGAYDLGVTKHVTLDVTDVYYRNCIRYMIYGNILKNNTYPLSVSSERIFQAYAIVDYARKIGAKYIAHGSTGAGNDQIRFDLTFQIIAPEIQIITPIRDLTLSREDEIKYLIKHGVEKDWKKMDYSINKGLWGTSVGGKETLTSNKSLPESAYPSQLEKQEPSELSIEFNKGEIASVNGETFATPVDAIRKIEAIGSAYAIGRDTHVGDTIIGIKGRVGFEAAAPMLIIKAHHLLEKHTLTKWQMYWKEQLSNWYGMLLHEAQYVEPVMRDIEKFLDNSQQNVTGIVTLKLYPYRFETVGIESDYDLMNSGFGDYGEVNKGWSGEDVKGFTAILGNQLKIFNNVNKGQLDIE; encoded by the coding sequence ATGGAAACAGAAAAAGTAGTATTAGCTTTCAGCGGTGGATTAGATACATCGTTTTGTGTTAAATATTTAAAGCACGAAAAAAACCTCGATGTTTATTCGGCCATAGCAAACACGGGTGGATTTGGAAATGATGAGTTGGCCACCATCCAGGAAGGTGCATATGATTTGGGTGTAACAAAACACGTTACACTGGATGTTACGGATGTTTATTATCGTAACTGCATTCGTTATATGATTTACGGAAATATTCTAAAAAACAATACCTATCCATTGTCTGTAAGTTCTGAGCGTATTTTTCAGGCCTATGCCATCGTGGATTATGCACGTAAAATTGGTGCCAAATACATTGCCCATGGTAGTACAGGAGCTGGTAACGACCAAATTCGTTTCGACCTTACTTTTCAGATTATCGCTCCGGAAATTCAGATTATTACTCCCATTCGCGATTTAACATTATCGCGCGAAGACGAAATTAAATATCTTATTAAACACGGGGTAGAAAAAGATTGGAAAAAAATGGACTATTCCATTAATAAAGGATTATGGGGAACCAGTGTTGGTGGTAAAGAAACCCTTACATCCAACAAATCCCTGCCCGAGAGTGCCTATCCCAGCCAGCTGGAAAAGCAGGAGCCATCAGAGTTAAGTATCGAGTTTAATAAAGGAGAGATAGCCTCGGTAAATGGTGAAACCTTTGCCACCCCCGTTGATGCCATCCGAAAAATAGAAGCCATCGGTTCGGCTTATGCCATCGGTCGCGATACCCATGTGGGCGATACCATTATCGGCATAAAAGGAAGGGTGGGCTTTGAGGCTGCTGCGCCCATGCTCATTATTAAGGCACACCACCTGCTCGAAAAACATACCCTTACCAAATGGCAAATGTATTGGAAAGAGCAACTAAGCAACTGGTACGGTATGTTATTGCACGAAGCGCAATATGTGGAGCCGGTAATGAGGGACATAGAAAAGTTTCTGGATAATTCGCAGCAGAATGTAACAGGAATAGTCACCTTAAAGCTATACCCTTATCGTTTCGAAACCGTGGGCATCGAATCCGACTATGACCTGATGAACTCGGGCTTTGGTGATTATGGCGAGGTAAACAAAGGCTGGAGCGGCGAAGACGTAAAAGGGTTTACGGCCATTTTGGGTAATCAACTTAAGATTTTTAACAACGTAAACAAGGGACAACTGGATATTGAATAG
- the proB gene encoding glutamate 5-kinase produces the protein MFKSIIIKIGSNVLTQKDGTLHLKRVAHLVDQIAELHAKNKKVILVSSGAVAAGRSMVQVDKKADTVSSRQLLSSVGQVKLISTYSKLFQKHGMQCAQVLVTKQDFRSREHYLNMKNCVTTLCDNGIIPIINENDAVSVTALMFTDNDELAGLLATMMGSDALFILSNVNGIYNGDPDDVQSQVIRTIGNSTADLSQYISTTKSDFGRGGMLTKCRIAQKTAASGTSVHIANGTKQNILLELNADADQVEHTQFIKGVKYKAVKKWIAYSESFTNAEVHINAGAFEALNSKKATSLLLAGVVKMTGDFKKGDLLKIILENGKTVGIGKAQYDRARAEKHIHDIKYKPLIHYDYLYLFADIEVTV, from the coding sequence GTGTTCAAATCTATCATTATAAAAATAGGTTCTAATGTACTTACACAAAAAGATGGAACGCTCCACTTAAAACGGGTTGCGCACCTGGTAGATCAAATAGCCGAGCTGCATGCCAAAAATAAAAAAGTTATTTTGGTTTCGTCGGGTGCAGTGGCTGCCGGCAGGTCTATGGTGCAGGTGGATAAAAAAGCGGATACCGTTTCGTCGCGACAGCTACTCTCGTCGGTAGGTCAGGTAAAGTTAATCAGTACCTATTCCAAACTTTTTCAGAAGCATGGCATGCAATGTGCGCAGGTGTTAGTGACCAAACAGGATTTTAGGTCGCGCGAGCATTATCTGAACATGAAAAATTGTGTTACTACACTTTGCGATAACGGTATAATTCCCATCATAAACGAAAACGATGCTGTATCCGTTACCGCCTTGATGTTTACAGACAATGATGAGTTGGCGGGATTATTGGCAACCATGATGGGTAGTGATGCCTTGTTTATTTTGAGTAATGTTAATGGGATATATAATGGTGACCCTGATGACGTGCAATCGCAGGTAATTCGAACCATTGGCAATTCTACAGCTGATTTGTCGCAATATATATCAACCACCAAATCCGATTTCGGACGTGGGGGGATGCTCACCAAATGTCGCATTGCACAAAAAACAGCAGCGTCGGGCACTTCGGTGCACATTGCCAATGGAACAAAGCAGAATATTTTACTTGAGCTGAACGCCGATGCAGATCAGGTTGAACACACCCAATTTATAAAAGGGGTCAAATATAAGGCCGTAAAAAAATGGATCGCCTACTCCGAATCGTTTACCAATGCCGAAGTGCATATTAATGCAGGTGCATTTGAAGCCTTAAATTCAAAAAAGGCCACCAGCTTGCTTTTGGCAGGTGTGGTTAAAATGACCGGAGATTTTAAAAAGGGCGATCTGTTAAAAATTATATTGGAAAACGGCAAAACGGTTGGGATAGGAAAGGCGCAGTACGATCGTGCGCGAGCCGAAAAACATATCCACGACATAAAATATAAACCGCTGATACATTACGATTATTTGTATTTATTTGCGGATATTGAGGTAACAGTTTAA
- a CDS encoding GNAT family N-acetyltransferase encodes MKYNFNICIAGESHLKYVDEILETIAEAAKVRGTGIAKRSAGYIIQKINEGKAIIALQGDDFAGFCYIETWGHDKFVANSGLIVVDKYRGQGLAKAIKTKAFELSRKRYPDAKLFGLTTGLAVMKINSELGYVPVTFSELTDDEMFWKGCQSCVNYDILTRTNRKHCLCTGMLYDPERIKKKSDEEQKSLSVYKRWLRFKQSVFLNGNKKKEKNVKKVREKSKNNLLSYVNKRHIKTMLNFWG; translated from the coding sequence ATGAAATATAATTTTAACATTTGTATAGCAGGGGAGTCGCACTTAAAATATGTGGACGAAATTCTGGAAACTATTGCAGAAGCTGCAAAAGTTAGGGGAACAGGTATTGCCAAGCGAAGTGCAGGTTATATAATTCAAAAGATAAACGAAGGTAAGGCAATTATAGCTTTACAAGGAGATGATTTTGCAGGTTTTTGCTACATAGAAACCTGGGGACACGATAAATTTGTGGCCAACTCGGGTCTGATTGTGGTAGACAAATATAGAGGACAGGGCTTGGCTAAGGCTATTAAAACCAAGGCCTTTGAATTGTCGCGTAAAAGATATCCTGATGCCAAGCTTTTTGGGCTGACAACCGGTTTGGCCGTAATGAAGATAAACTCAGAACTGGGCTATGTGCCTGTTACCTTTTCGGAACTTACCGACGACGAAATGTTTTGGAAAGGATGCCAAAGCTGTGTCAATTACGATATCCTAACCCGCACAAATCGTAAGCATTGCCTTTGTACCGGTATGTTGTACGATCCGGAGCGCATAAAAAAGAAAAGTGACGAAGAACAAAAAAGCCTTAGTGTTTACAAAAGATGGTTGCGGTTTAAACAATCTGTTTTTCTTAATGGGAACAAAAAAAAGGAAAAGAATGTAAAGAAGGTTCGAGAGAAAAGTAAAAACAACCTACTTTCTTATGTTAATAAGCGACATATCAAAACAATGCTGAATTTTTGGGGATGA
- the proC gene encoding pyrroline-5-carboxylate reductase codes for MKNKKIAIIGGGNLGQAIAKGIVNSKIVAPSNITLTRRRLHLLEHIKKEGFNVTADNKEAAADAHILFIAVKPFQLQQIVEEIAPIIASGTIIISLATGIASTSIENYFQKSMPIFRAMPNTAIAIGESMTCVSAYNANEEQKKIVLTLFEQVGKALIIPEELMSSATVLAACGIAYALRFIRAATQGGIEIGFGSELALQIAAQTVKGAADLLIKSSTHPEEEIDKVTTPRGVTISGLNEMEHQGFSSALIKGLLTSYNKIENGKA; via the coding sequence ATGAAGAATAAAAAAATAGCCATCATCGGAGGAGGAAACTTGGGGCAGGCCATTGCCAAAGGTATTGTAAACTCTAAAATTGTTGCCCCATCAAACATTACCCTTACACGGCGCAGGTTACATTTGCTTGAACACATAAAAAAAGAAGGCTTTAATGTAACTGCGGATAACAAAGAAGCTGCTGCTGATGCACATATTCTTTTTATTGCGGTAAAACCATTTCAGTTGCAGCAGATAGTTGAAGAAATAGCACCGATTATTGCATCCGGTACCATCATTATTTCCCTTGCCACGGGTATAGCATCTACAAGCATTGAAAACTATTTTCAAAAATCAATGCCCATCTTCAGGGCTATGCCAAACACGGCTATCGCTATTGGCGAATCAATGACTTGTGTTTCGGCATATAACGCCAACGAGGAACAGAAAAAAATCGTCCTCACCTTATTTGAGCAAGTGGGTAAGGCACTTATTATACCCGAGGAACTTATGTCGTCGGCAACCGTTTTGGCCGCATGTGGTATTGCCTATGCTTTGCGTTTTATCCGGGCGGCTACCCAGGGGGGTATAGAAATTGGATTTGGATCGGAGCTGGCCTTGCAGATAGCGGCCCAAACCGTTAAGGGAGCCGCCGACTTGCTGATTAAATCGAGCACCCACCCCGAAGAAGAAATAGACAAAGTAACAACCCCGCGTGGCGTAACTATCTCCGGTCTCAACGAAATGGAACACCAGGGATTTAGTTCGGCATTGATAAAAGGATTGTTAACTTCGTATAACAAAATAGAGAACGGGAAGGCGTAG
- the carB gene encoding carbamoyl-phosphate synthase (glutamine-hydrolyzing) large subunit → MKLFKRFYQKISIFAAEYHYINFYNSQQQMNKDIKKVVVLGSGALKIGEAGEFDYSGSQALIALKEEGIETVLVNPNIATVQTSDKIADKIYFLPVTPFFVEEVIKKEKPQGILLAFGGQTALNCGTKLYLSGVLEKYNIKVLGTPVQSIINTEDREIFANILREIDVKTPVSLAVTSVEEALKASDKIGFPIIVRAAYTLGGMGSGFCNNKQELKERAENAFSYSDQILVEESLKGWKEVEYEVVRDKYNNCITVCNMENFDPLGIHTGESIVVAPSQTLSNTEYHKLRELAIKIIRHIGVVGECNVQYALDPESEDYRVIEVNARLSRSSALASKATGYPLAFVAAKLGLGYGLHELKNSVTKVTSTFFEPALDYVVCKIPRWDLNKFNGVSKQIGSSMKSVGEIMSIGRTFEEAIQKGLRMIGQGMHGFVANQPLKGIDVKTELAEPTDQRIYAIAEAFNMGMSVEQIHELSKIDHWFLEKLKNISDLEKELKTYSTLESLPDDLLRSAKRMGYSDFQIARCVFKSTSEVIGNDLLKVRAERKKRNILPVVKQIDTLAGEFPAQINYLYLTYSGSQHDIDYEKDGNSVIVLGSGAYRIGSSVEFDWCSVNALNTIREQNYRSVMINYNPETVSTDYDMCDRLYFDELSFERVLDIIDLETPKGVIVSVGGQIPNNLALKLHGQQVPILGTSPENIDKAENRQKFSAMLDSLDIDQPRWNELTSVEDIFTFVDEVGFPVLVRPSYVLSGAAMNVVSNKDELEHFLNLAANVSKEYPVVVSEFIEEAKEIEVDAVAKNGELVAYAISEHVEFAGVHSGDATIVFPPQKIYIETLRRVKKIAREIAKALDISGPFNMQLLGKNNQLKVIECNLRASRSFPFVSKILKVNLIDIATQVMLGMDVEKPSKNLFDLDCVGIKAPQFSFARLAKADPVLGVDMSSTGEVGCIGDNFDEAILNAMLSVGYTIPKKNVLISSGPVRSKLELLESARLLKKNGYNIFATGGTHKFFAENDVETTHIYWPSEPDLHPNSLEMIRNKEIDLVVNIPKNLSTSELRNGYKIRRNAIDFNIPLITNARLASAFINAFCNMDIEGIKIKSWQEYK, encoded by the coding sequence TTGAAATTATTCAAAAGATTTTACCAAAAAATTTCTATTTTTGCAGCCGAATACCATTACATCAATTTTTATAATAGCCAACAACAGATGAACAAAGACATTAAAAAGGTAGTAGTACTCGGTTCGGGTGCGCTTAAAATCGGTGAAGCAGGAGAGTTTGACTATTCAGGTTCTCAGGCCCTTATCGCATTAAAAGAAGAGGGTATCGAAACGGTTTTGGTGAATCCAAACATTGCCACTGTTCAAACATCGGATAAAATTGCCGATAAGATTTATTTTTTACCCGTAACTCCATTTTTTGTAGAAGAAGTTATAAAAAAGGAAAAACCGCAGGGTATATTATTGGCTTTTGGCGGACAAACAGCCTTAAACTGTGGCACTAAGCTATATCTATCGGGCGTATTGGAGAAATACAATATAAAAGTATTGGGAACGCCGGTTCAATCCATCATCAATACCGAAGACCGCGAAATATTTGCCAACATACTTAGAGAAATTGATGTAAAAACACCTGTCAGCCTGGCTGTAACTTCCGTAGAGGAAGCCCTTAAGGCATCCGACAAGATAGGCTTTCCGATTATTGTACGTGCTGCCTACACCTTAGGGGGAATGGGAAGTGGTTTTTGCAATAACAAACAAGAACTAAAAGAAAGGGCCGAAAATGCTTTTTCCTACTCGGATCAGATACTGGTAGAGGAATCGCTTAAAGGCTGGAAAGAAGTGGAGTACGAAGTAGTGCGCGACAAGTACAACAACTGCATCACGGTTTGTAATATGGAAAACTTCGACCCGCTGGGAATACACACCGGAGAAAGTATTGTAGTGGCGCCCTCGCAAACCCTTTCCAACACCGAATATCATAAATTGCGCGAACTGGCTATAAAAATCATCCGACATATTGGTGTGGTGGGAGAATGTAACGTACAGTACGCCCTGGATCCGGAATCGGAGGATTACCGCGTTATTGAAGTCAACGCCCGCTTATCACGTTCCAGTGCGCTGGCCTCCAAAGCTACCGGCTATCCCTTAGCCTTTGTGGCGGCCAAATTAGGTTTAGGATATGGCTTGCACGAACTCAAAAACTCAGTAACCAAAGTTACTTCTACTTTTTTTGAACCAGCTTTGGATTATGTAGTTTGTAAGATTCCACGTTGGGACTTGAACAAGTTTAACGGTGTGAGCAAACAAATAGGTAGCAGCATGAAGTCCGTTGGCGAAATCATGTCCATTGGCCGTACCTTTGAAGAGGCCATACAAAAAGGACTACGCATGATTGGGCAGGGAATGCATGGTTTTGTAGCCAACCAACCACTTAAAGGCATTGATGTAAAAACCGAACTGGCCGAACCTACCGACCAACGTATATATGCTATTGCCGAAGCTTTTAACATGGGCATGAGTGTTGAGCAAATACACGAACTAAGCAAAATTGACCACTGGTTTCTGGAAAAGCTCAAAAACATTTCAGATCTGGAAAAGGAATTAAAAACCTATTCAACACTCGAAAGTTTACCCGACGATTTACTCCGCTCGGCTAAAAGAATGGGATATTCGGATTTTCAGATAGCGCGTTGTGTTTTTAAAAGCACCAGCGAAGTTATTGGAAATGATTTGCTGAAGGTAAGAGCAGAACGCAAGAAACGCAACATACTTCCGGTTGTTAAACAAATCGATACCCTGGCCGGCGAATTCCCCGCTCAGATTAACTATTTATATTTAACCTATAGTGGCAGCCAACACGATATAGATTACGAAAAAGATGGTAATTCGGTAATTGTACTGGGCAGTGGTGCCTACCGCATCGGCAGCTCCGTGGAGTTTGATTGGTGTAGCGTAAACGCCCTCAATACAATACGCGAGCAAAATTACCGTTCGGTGATGATAAATTATAATCCGGAAACGGTGAGTACCGATTACGACATGTGCGATCGACTTTACTTTGATGAACTATCGTTTGAGCGTGTACTGGACATCATCGATCTGGAAACACCTAAAGGAGTTATTGTTTCGGTAGGTGGACAGATACCTAACAACCTGGCCTTAAAACTCCACGGGCAGCAGGTACCTATTTTAGGAACTTCGCCCGAAAATATAGACAAAGCAGAAAACCGCCAGAAATTTTCGGCCATGCTGGATAGTCTGGATATTGACCAACCCCGTTGGAACGAACTGACATCGGTTGAAGATATTTTTACCTTTGTAGATGAGGTAGGCTTCCCCGTGTTGGTGAGGCCAAGCTATGTACTGTCGGGTGCGGCTATGAATGTGGTGAGTAACAAAGACGAGCTGGAGCACTTCTTGAATTTGGCAGCCAACGTATCCAAAGAATATCCGGTAGTGGTATCGGAATTTATAGAAGAAGCCAAAGAAATAGAGGTAGATGCCGTTGCTAAAAATGGCGAACTGGTGGCTTATGCCATCTCCGAGCACGTAGAGTTTGCCGGAGTTCACTCCGGAGATGCCACCATTGTGTTCCCTCCGCAAAAAATATATATCGAAACGCTACGACGTGTAAAAAAGATAGCACGCGAAATTGCTAAAGCACTGGACATATCCGGACCGTTTAACATGCAATTATTAGGCAAAAACAACCAGCTAAAAGTAATTGAATGTAACCTAAGGGCTTCGCGCAGCTTTCCGTTCGTGAGCAAAATACTTAAGGTAAATCTTATCGATATCGCTACGCAGGTGATGCTGGGCATGGATGTAGAAAAACCAAGCAAAAACCTGTTTGACCTGGATTGTGTGGGTATCAAAGCACCGCAATTTTCATTTGCACGATTGGCCAAGGCCGATCCGGTTTTGGGCGTAGACATGTCCTCAACGGGCGAAGTAGGTTGCATAGGCGACAACTTCGACGAAGCCATCCTAAACGCCATGCTGTCGGTGGGTTACACCATACCCAAAAAGAATGTATTAATTTCGTCGGGTCCCGTGCGCTCCAAACTTGAACTATTGGAAAGTGCTCGTTTACTGAAGAAAAATGGATATAACATTTTTGCCACCGGTGGAACCCATAAATTTTTTGCTGAGAACGATGTGGAAACAACCCATATTTACTGGCCCAGCGAACCGGATTTGCATCCCAACTCTTTAGAGATGATACGCAACAAAGAAATTGATCTGGTAGTAAACATCCCTAAAAACCTAAGCACAAGCGAACTACGCAACGGCTATAAGATACGCCGTAACGCCATTGACTTTAATATCCCATTAATTA